From Streptomyces sp. TLI_053, a single genomic window includes:
- a CDS encoding alpha/beta hydrolase, translated as MLATVLLASAAALATPVAGALGHRRLKQAAGARLMRIDSPRGIDEQGFVRIGGIEQWISVRGEDRGNPVVLEIHGGPGASNAIHGPRTRAWEKHFTVVRWDMRGTGKTLGRSGAAGQGEIGFDRMFQDAVEVTRHLRAELGVDRVVLLGNSFGSVFGLRLARRHPELYSAYVGTDQNIHDAGRDDTTHRALLARLRGAGKHKELAVIEALGTDTRTWTAEQYGAYAKIAASSDPLTLATMKSVVMKSLWLSPLHSLGDLGDLGRGMKLSARILPATAGFDDWADGTAFDLPFFVFQGDRDVLTPADRAKRFFDDVRAPHKEFALIEDAAHFASFRRPDRFLELMLAKVRPVVVEDREPAASC; from the coding sequence CCGCCTGATGCGGATCGACAGCCCCCGCGGCATCGACGAGCAGGGCTTCGTCCGGATCGGCGGGATCGAGCAGTGGATCTCGGTCCGCGGCGAGGACCGGGGCAACCCGGTCGTGCTGGAGATCCACGGCGGCCCGGGCGCCTCCAATGCGATCCACGGCCCGCGCACCCGCGCCTGGGAGAAGCACTTCACCGTCGTCCGCTGGGACATGCGCGGCACCGGCAAGACCCTCGGCCGCTCCGGCGCCGCGGGCCAGGGCGAGATCGGCTTCGACCGGATGTTCCAGGACGCCGTCGAGGTCACCCGTCACCTCCGGGCCGAGCTCGGGGTCGACCGCGTCGTCCTGCTCGGCAACTCCTTCGGCAGTGTCTTCGGGCTGCGCCTGGCCCGCCGGCACCCCGAGCTCTACTCCGCCTACGTCGGCACCGACCAGAACATCCACGACGCCGGGCGCGACGACACCACCCACCGCGCACTGCTCGCCCGGCTGCGCGGCGCCGGCAAGCACAAAGAACTCGCCGTGATCGAGGCGCTCGGCACCGACACCCGGACGTGGACCGCCGAGCAGTACGGGGCCTACGCGAAGATCGCCGCGAGCAGCGACCCGCTGACCCTCGCCACCATGAAGTCCGTGGTCATGAAGTCGCTCTGGCTCTCCCCGCTGCACTCACTCGGCGACCTCGGCGACCTGGGCAGGGGCATGAAGCTCTCCGCGCGGATCCTGCCCGCCACCGCCGGCTTCGACGACTGGGCCGACGGCACCGCCTTCGACCTCCCGTTCTTCGTCTTCCAAGGGGACCGGGACGTGCTCACCCCCGCCGACCGTGCCAAGCGCTTCTTCGACGACGTGCGGGCTCCGCACAAGGAGTTCGCCCTGATCGAGGACGCCGCGCACTTCGCCTCCTTCCGTCGCCCCGACCGCTTCCTCGAGCTGATGCTGGCCAAGGTGCGGCCCGTGGTCGTGGAGGACCGCGAGCCCGCCGCGAGCTGCTGA
- a CDS encoding cyclic-phosphate processing receiver domain-containing protein: MKDISAAPGPVVLGVDDLRPLPQATRIARTSREGVRLLEEHRDRYVDELWLDHDLGGDDTVMPVVTLLEQAAFDGRPFRIGEVLVHSANPVGAAAVVRSLTRWGYRVRRASAEGRSGGA; encoded by the coding sequence GTGAAAGACATTTCCGCCGCGCCCGGACCCGTCGTCCTCGGTGTGGACGACCTGCGGCCGCTCCCCCAAGCGACCCGGATCGCCCGCACCAGCCGGGAGGGCGTCCGGCTCCTGGAGGAGCATCGTGACCGCTACGTGGACGAGCTCTGGCTCGACCACGATCTCGGCGGCGACGACACCGTCATGCCGGTGGTGACCCTGCTGGAGCAGGCCGCCTTCGACGGGCGGCCGTTCCGGATCGGCGAGGTGCTCGTCCACAGCGCCAACCCCGTCGGCGCCGCGGCCGTGGTCCGGTCGCTCACGCGCTGGGGCTACCGCGTCCGCCGGGCGTCGGCCGAGGGCCGATCCGGCGGGGCCTGA
- a CDS encoding helix-turn-helix domain-containing protein: MSNAGMPAAERFEWFTDTVSRGVVPVTVSSPQAGDFEAEAAFLGLGPVDVSIHTHPALRSRRPAALTRRSDPEQYQLALVSGENPMWISQRGTDSGPAGGDLVLWDTSRPFEAGTRDEHGTSRCLVLHIPRKEFPINPDKADRLLARRIPAQRGTGAILVRFLTSLGEHAAECGPEELGRLGAIARDLAAVCLAEHADASREVEAGARARAMLERVKAFIEHNLDDPALAPGTIAERHHMSLRSLHLLFQDEEESVSRLIRRRRLERCRADLARPELAHQSVRDLAARWGFANASAFGRAFRETYGLTPRDHRRLSVTGALPER, from the coding sequence ATGTCCAACGCGGGGATGCCGGCGGCGGAGCGGTTCGAGTGGTTCACCGACACGGTCTCCCGCGGCGTGGTCCCGGTGACGGTCAGCAGCCCGCAGGCCGGCGACTTCGAGGCGGAGGCGGCCTTCCTGGGCCTCGGCCCGGTCGACGTGTCGATCCACACCCACCCGGCGCTGCGTTCGCGCCGGCCGGCGGCCCTGACCCGGCGCAGCGATCCCGAGCAGTACCAGCTGGCCCTGGTCTCCGGTGAGAACCCGATGTGGATCTCCCAGCGCGGCACCGACTCCGGGCCGGCCGGTGGCGACCTGGTGCTCTGGGACACCTCGCGGCCGTTCGAGGCCGGGACGCGCGACGAGCACGGGACCAGCCGCTGCCTCGTCCTGCACATCCCCCGGAAGGAGTTCCCGATCAACCCCGACAAGGCCGACCGTCTGCTCGCCCGGCGGATCCCCGCCCAGCGCGGGACGGGGGCGATCCTGGTCCGCTTCCTCACCTCCCTGGGCGAGCACGCCGCCGAGTGCGGGCCGGAGGAACTGGGGCGGCTGGGCGCGATCGCCCGGGACCTCGCGGCCGTGTGTCTGGCCGAGCACGCCGACGCCTCCCGGGAGGTCGAGGCCGGGGCACGGGCGCGGGCCATGCTCGAGCGGGTCAAGGCGTTCATCGAGCACAACCTCGACGACCCCGCTCTCGCGCCCGGCACGATCGCCGAACGCCACCACATGTCCCTGCGCTCGCTGCACCTGCTCTTCCAGGACGAGGAGGAGAGCGTCAGCAGACTGATCCGCCGTCGCCGCCTCGAACGCTGCCGGGCCGACCTCGCCCGGCCGGAGCTGGCCCACCAGTCGGTGCGGGACCTCGCCGCCCGGTGGGGCTTCGCGAACGCGTCCGCGTTCGGCCGGGCGTTCCGTGAGACGTACGGGCTGACGCCGCGCGACCACCGCCGGCTGAGCGTCACGGGCGCGCTTCCGGAGCGCTGA
- a CDS encoding MFS transporter, which yields MAAAPAGGSSRYLVLAAMIFAVAMTFIDQTIVSIAVPNIQYELKLTSTGVQWAVNAYLLTLAAFFAFGGRLADTVGHRRMVVLGVLVFAGASACCGLTPTGSLAEAWLIAFRAVQGFGGAIMFPAALAIVVQNFELRERGRALALFFGIAGGLTAIGPVLGGYLTEWTWRAIFWVNLPVAAVALVLVAISKPVTESRPAPMDYRGLALIAGGVALSVFGFQQSQVWGWSDPAIGICIAAGVALLVVFVLVEKRTASPLIQVDIFRIRAFSVQNLVLGISMLVFVPVFFFSSEYAQIALGDSASEAGVFLLWFFIGFVIASQIGGRMLDRGGAKRPVVIGCVLAAIGFHLWAGDVTSLSFGEQQWDVVLAGAGMGFMLSPASTDAVNRASRLSYGEATGITQTVRNYAAALGLAVLGTVLVTDLRTRLTDSLVAQGLPREQAEATAAHLSQVQTQSGGSGGAADIPQFFRDDFAHATQTVFHWMSAIMAVAALVAIVGLRRGVQAEVAASDREKSPPSGREGGA from the coding sequence ATGGCCGCTGCTCCCGCCGGCGGATCCTCGCGCTACCTGGTGCTGGCGGCGATGATCTTCGCCGTCGCGATGACCTTCATCGACCAGACCATCGTGTCGATCGCCGTGCCGAACATCCAGTACGAGCTGAAGCTGACCAGTACGGGCGTCCAGTGGGCGGTCAACGCCTATCTGCTCACCCTGGCGGCGTTCTTCGCCTTCGGCGGCCGGCTCGCGGACACCGTCGGCCACCGCAGGATGGTGGTGCTCGGTGTGCTGGTCTTCGCGGGTGCCTCGGCCTGCTGCGGCCTCACGCCCACCGGGAGCCTGGCCGAGGCCTGGCTGATCGCCTTCCGGGCCGTCCAGGGCTTCGGCGGGGCGATCATGTTCCCGGCGGCGCTGGCGATCGTGGTGCAGAACTTCGAACTGCGCGAGCGGGGGCGCGCGCTGGCCCTGTTCTTCGGGATCGCGGGCGGTCTGACCGCGATCGGACCGGTCCTCGGCGGCTATCTGACCGAGTGGACCTGGCGTGCCATCTTCTGGGTGAACCTGCCGGTGGCGGCCGTCGCCCTGGTGCTGGTCGCGATCTCCAAGCCGGTGACGGAGAGCCGTCCGGCGCCGATGGACTACCGGGGCCTGGCCCTGATCGCCGGCGGTGTCGCGCTCAGCGTCTTCGGGTTCCAGCAGTCCCAGGTCTGGGGCTGGTCCGACCCCGCGATCGGGATCTGCATCGCGGCCGGGGTCGCGCTGCTGGTCGTCTTCGTGCTCGTCGAGAAGCGCACCGCGTCGCCGCTGATCCAGGTGGACATCTTCCGCATCCGCGCGTTCTCGGTGCAGAACCTGGTGCTCGGCATCTCGATGCTGGTCTTCGTCCCGGTGTTCTTCTTCTCCAGCGAGTACGCGCAGATCGCGCTGGGCGACTCCGCCTCGGAGGCCGGCGTCTTCCTGCTCTGGTTCTTCATCGGCTTCGTGATCGCCTCGCAGATCGGCGGCCGGATGCTCGACCGGGGCGGCGCCAAACGCCCGGTGGTGATCGGGTGCGTCCTGGCCGCGATCGGGTTCCACCTGTGGGCGGGCGACGTGACCTCGCTGAGCTTCGGCGAGCAGCAGTGGGACGTCGTGCTGGCGGGCGCGGGCATGGGCTTCATGCTCTCGCCCGCCAGCACGGACGCGGTCAACCGGGCTTCGCGGCTGTCCTACGGCGAGGCGACCGGGATCACCCAGACGGTCCGCAACTACGCCGCCGCCCTGGGGCTGGCGGTACTGGGCACCGTCCTGGTCACCGACCTGCGGACCCGGCTGACCGATTCCCTGGTGGCCCAGGGGTTGCCGCGGGAGCAGGCGGAAGCCACGGCCGCCCACCTCTCCCAGGTCCAGACGCAGAGCGGTGGCAGCGGTGGAGCGGCGGACATCCCGCAGTTCTTCCGGGACGACTTCGCCCACGCCACCCAGACGGTCTTCCACTGGATGTCGGCCATCATGGCGGTGGCCGCGCTGGTGGCGATCGTCGGCCTCCGCCGGGGTGTGCAGGCCGAGGTCGCCGCGTCGGACCGGGAGAAGTCCCCGCCGAGCGGTCGCGAGGGCGGAGCCTGA
- a CDS encoding PKD domain-containing protein, translating into MRPNRAKGLLAAGIVTVLGGLPAATASAATAGPAGPTGEAPGVLRVDGWDPACSDAATGTAAKPFCSVTAAAAAALPGQTVEVARSSFDSGTVVTKSGEPGRPITIKGAAGGTAATGGDVRLSGVHDVVVESMHAREIQVTGSDRVTVVRTNAFGIKVTDSPGTTLTNNTVADGCTAGIELAGGSSGSNLFNNLVRNHFSPTAPYNCPNPAGAEIVVSALSAKDTRAGSNTVAPYWTSFSNGTPYLWAGTAHATPESLAAATDGRAGTRDHVLPRWQDGNAANSEVVDSADENAPGFVPAAHPADDPDRPNLGTGLGYHDRGASERQEPITTAQLTTDHQRAPYGTEITLTATTGMEAYHWPTSVMSYRYDFGDGTPAVTSGSRSVKHTYTRAGTFEANVTVDTGGGQPFTGRYGVQVQSTVPGPLTARATVQQVVPDQFDTSDAPPLGVRVDPSSTSSPWQVAKVVLDYGDGTPAVTRNTLDPVVHGYASPGDYTVTVTVTDTAGRTSTAAHPFRAAYAPTGFLRTQPYRLADTREDANLDLTGGREVPFTLPTGSAPGANGVPGNVSTVVLNVTVTEATEDTHLTVWPTGQTRPTTSNVNVAAGRTSSNLVTVPIGDAKRISTVLNAGRAEVIVDVVGFYRPNGGDLFTPLSPNRLVDTRDSAALGPAETRAVKVAGVGGVPADATSVVLNLTSTGTTVDTHLKVYPGGGTKPVSSNLNPEPGKDKSNQVVVPVGPDGTVDVYNNAGSTHVVLDVFGYYAPNGRARFTPTVPVRLTDTRDTPFAKPGPDSTTVVGGIPAGARAAVLNVTSTNTTEDSYLTVHAHGAPRPGTSNLNLLAGRTVPNHVTTPVGADGKVDVYNHVGSTDIVADLFGWFTDARPQG; encoded by the coding sequence CGGGTCGACGGCTGGGACCCGGCGTGCTCGGACGCCGCGACGGGCACGGCCGCGAAGCCGTTCTGCTCCGTCACCGCGGCCGCCGCCGCGGCGCTTCCGGGGCAGACCGTCGAGGTCGCCCGGTCCTCGTTCGACTCCGGGACGGTGGTCACGAAGTCCGGCGAGCCCGGCCGGCCCATCACCATCAAGGGCGCGGCGGGCGGCACCGCCGCGACGGGCGGCGATGTGCGGCTGTCCGGCGTGCACGACGTCGTCGTCGAGTCGATGCACGCGCGGGAGATCCAGGTCACCGGTTCCGACCGGGTCACCGTGGTCCGCACCAATGCCTTTGGGATCAAGGTCACCGACTCCCCCGGGACGACCCTGACCAACAACACGGTCGCCGACGGCTGCACGGCCGGCATCGAGCTGGCCGGCGGCTCCTCCGGCTCCAACCTGTTCAACAACCTGGTGCGCAACCACTTCTCGCCCACCGCGCCGTACAACTGCCCGAACCCGGCGGGCGCGGAGATCGTGGTCTCCGCACTGTCGGCGAAGGACACCCGGGCCGGCTCCAACACCGTCGCGCCGTACTGGACGAGCTTCAGCAACGGCACCCCGTACCTCTGGGCCGGCACCGCGCACGCCACGCCCGAGTCCCTCGCCGCCGCGACGGACGGCCGGGCCGGTACCCGCGACCACGTACTGCCGCGCTGGCAGGACGGCAACGCCGCGAACAGCGAGGTCGTCGACTCCGCCGACGAGAACGCGCCGGGCTTCGTACCGGCCGCGCACCCGGCCGACGACCCGGACCGGCCGAACCTCGGCACCGGCCTGGGCTACCACGACCGCGGCGCGAGCGAGCGCCAGGAGCCGATCACCACCGCCCAGCTGACGACCGACCACCAGCGGGCGCCCTACGGCACCGAGATCACGCTGACCGCGACCACCGGCATGGAGGCCTACCACTGGCCGACCTCGGTGATGAGCTACCGCTACGACTTCGGCGACGGCACCCCCGCGGTCACCTCCGGCTCCCGTTCCGTCAAGCACACCTACACCAGGGCGGGCACCTTCGAGGCCAACGTCACCGTGGACACCGGCGGCGGGCAGCCGTTCACCGGCCGGTACGGGGTGCAGGTGCAGAGCACCGTCCCCGGGCCGCTGACCGCCCGCGCCACCGTCCAGCAGGTCGTGCCGGACCAGTTCGACACCTCCGACGCCCCGCCGCTGGGCGTGCGCGTCGACCCCTCGTCGACCTCCTCGCCGTGGCAGGTGGCCAAGGTCGTACTGGACTACGGCGACGGAACCCCCGCCGTCACCCGGAACACCCTGGACCCGGTCGTCCACGGCTACGCCTCCCCGGGCGACTACACCGTCACCGTGACGGTCACCGACACCGCCGGCCGCACCAGCACCGCCGCCCACCCCTTCCGGGCCGCCTACGCCCCGACCGGGTTCCTGCGCACCCAGCCGTACCGCCTCGCCGACACCCGGGAGGACGCGAACCTCGACCTCACGGGCGGCCGCGAGGTGCCCTTCACGCTGCCGACCGGTAGCGCGCCCGGGGCGAACGGCGTGCCGGGCAACGTCTCCACGGTCGTCCTGAACGTGACCGTCACCGAGGCCACCGAGGACACCCACCTCACCGTCTGGCCGACCGGCCAGACGCGCCCGACCACGTCGAACGTGAACGTCGCCGCCGGCCGCACCTCGTCCAACCTCGTCACCGTGCCGATCGGCGACGCCAAGCGGATCAGCACCGTGCTCAACGCCGGTCGCGCCGAGGTGATCGTCGACGTCGTCGGCTTCTACCGCCCCAACGGCGGCGACCTGTTCACCCCGCTGTCGCCGAACCGGCTGGTGGACACCCGCGACAGCGCCGCACTCGGCCCGGCCGAGACCCGCGCGGTGAAGGTCGCGGGCGTCGGCGGTGTCCCGGCCGACGCCACCTCCGTGGTGCTCAACCTCACCAGCACCGGGACCACCGTCGACACCCACCTCAAGGTGTACCCGGGCGGCGGGACCAAGCCCGTCAGCTCCAACCTGAACCCGGAGCCCGGCAAGGACAAGTCCAACCAGGTCGTCGTCCCGGTCGGTCCGGACGGCACCGTCGACGTGTACAACAACGCCGGTTCGACCCACGTCGTCCTCGACGTCTTCGGGTACTACGCCCCGAACGGCCGGGCCAGGTTCACGCCGACCGTGCCCGTGCGTCTGACCGACACCCGCGACACGCCGTTCGCCAAGCCCGGCCCGGACAGCACCACCGTCGTCGGCGGCATCCCGGCCGGCGCCCGGGCGGCCGTCCTGAACGTGACGTCCACCAACACCACCGAGGACAGCTACCTCACCGTGCACGCGCACGGCGCGCCGCGCCCCGGCACCAGCAACCTCAACCTGCTGGCCGGCCGGACCGTGCCCAACCACGTCACCACCCCGGTCGGCGCGGACGGCAAGGTCGACGTCTACAACCACGTCGGCAGCACGGACATCGTCGCCGACCTGTTCGGCTGGTTCACGGACGCCCGGCCCCAGGGCTGA